The following are encoded in a window of Oreochromis aureus strain Israel breed Guangdong linkage group 10, ZZ_aureus, whole genome shotgun sequence genomic DNA:
- the LOC120442356 gene encoding olfactory receptor 1500-like, with protein MDFFNSALGKNITFLRPAFFIISGFIGIPNIKYYYAFLVFVYIISVLANTAVMAAIYLDHNLRTPKYIAVFNLALVDLLGNSAMVPKVLDIVLFNHPHISYNDCLTFLFFCYVFLSMQALNLVALSYDRVMAIVYPLHYQLKVTHKLMFSLIASFWVSAITFILIAVGLLTRLSFCESVVIKSYFCDHGQMYRLACNDYTPSYVIAKILPALILWLPLTIVLLSYLCICYALAKVATVRERMKGFKTCTAHLSLVAIYFLPILITFTLGANIEPNARIINLSLTSVFPPMLNPIIYVLQTREIKESLRKLLRIIKRYKIRKVK; from the coding sequence ATGGACTTTTTTAACTCTGCACTTGgaaaaaatatcacttttttgCGTCCTGCATTTTTCATTATAAGTGGATTTATTGGCATTCCTAATATCAAATATTATTATGCCTTTCTggtttttgtttatattatttCTGTCCTGGCAAACACAGCTGTCATGGCTGCAATATATTTGGATCACAATCTAAGAACACCGAAATATATTGCAGTTTTCAATCTTGCATTGGTTGATCTGTTAGGTAACTCTGCTATGGTGCCAAAGGTTCTCGATATCGTTTTGTTTAATCACCCCCACATTTCCTATAATGACTGCTTGACattcctgtttttctgctatGTATTCCTTTCAATGCAAGCTCTAAATCTGGTTGCACTGTCATATGACAGAGTTATGGCGATTGTTTACCCACTGCATTATCAACTGAAGGTAACTCACAAGCTCATGTTCTCTTTAATTGCCTCTTTCTGGGTATCTGCCATTACTTTTATACTAATTGCAGTTGGCCTTCTTACAAGGCTTTCCTTCTGTGAATCAGTTGTTATTAAAAGCTATTTCTGTGACCATGGTCAGATGTACCGGCTTGCATGCAATGATTATACACCCAGCTATGTAATTGCTAAGATTTTGCCAGCTCTTATTCTTTGGCTTCCTCTTACAATTGTTTTGTTGAGTTATCTGTGTATCTGCTATGCTTTAGCTAAAGTAGCCACAGTTCGAgaaagaatgaagggctttaaAACCTGCACAGCTCATCTTTCATTAGTGGCAATCTATTTCCTCCCAATATTAATCACATTTACTCTAGGCGCAAACATAGAGCCAAATGCCAGAATCATAAACCTGTCTTTGACCTCAGTCTTTCCTCCAATGCTGAACCCTATCATATATGTTCTTCAGACACGAGAAATCAAAGAATCTCTGAGAAAGTTGTTAAGAATCATAAAACGCTACAAAATTAGAAAGGTCAAATGA